The Malus sylvestris chromosome 8, drMalSylv7.2, whole genome shotgun sequence genomic interval CTGAATCAAGGGGCAAATATAGGAAACCACATGAGAAAATTGTAacaatagtccctcaactttagtCTTTAAcacaattgtagcaatgattttTTTCAACATGGGTCATTTTGACAGAATTCTGATGGAGTTAACGAAATGACCATAattgcacattttgatgagttaagagacCAACTGTCAtagtttttagttgagagaccattctTTCAATTGAGTAAAAGGTAAGAGATCCCTTCTACTATTTCTCATTTACAAAATCCAACAAAAGGGTTTGTTCTCTCCAAATAAAAATTCACATTTCAATTTATTAAGGAAAGATATATCATATTCACAATATTGCTTATTTCCATCTTCTATTAAAGGTAAACTCCTAAGCCAACAAAGCTCTTTACTTTGCCAGAGTCGAGATGAACGCCTATAAcctactaaaataaaaaaaatttacaaaaaggaAAACCTTATACTTTGTTGGGAAAGCCGGATCACGCCACTCATAAGACATTTCTCTTGTCCAAAAGGTTGCGAGAACTACCATAATCGGATAACTCTATCGAAATTTTTGTGCTACAAAGATTACCGTTGACAATACTTTTCTACTTTTCTTTAACGAGCAGCTCACGCTTTGACTCCGACCCAGATCCCAAATGCGTGGCCGGATTCACAACCTCATCAACCGCCGTTGAATTCTTCAAATACTTTTTCACGTAGAATTTCAAAAACTGCAATAGAATCGCGCCGTTGAGGACGGAGTTGCAGAGCCAAGCTCCGATCCCGTTGCACCCGCCCCCTTTCAAAATGTGCAGGGAAAGCACGCCGACGTGGCAGACCAAGTTGCAGACTAGCAGCACCACCTGGCAGTTCACCACGAACGGGAAGCACGCCCCGGGGAGCCCAATTCCGGTCCAGAACCGGTAGGCGTAGACGACGGAGTAGAGCAGAGTGGTGGAGAGTATGGCGAGGACCTGGAACGATTGCGAGTATTCGAGCCAGAGGAACGACATGAAGATGAGGGTAGACTGGTTGAAGAGGTGGAAGAAGGTGAGGCGGCGGTGGCGGAGGATGGTGAAGAATGtgcggaggaggtggaggaac includes:
- the LOC126632153 gene encoding elongation of fatty acids protein 3-like; amino-acid sequence: MSQTIKYLLSEHPNIVNFRWSTTHLWGSTWYFLFTAIPAYIAAASALHLILTLFRRHDRPVPLGPIPAVHSLVMALISAVIFTGILVSSVAEIRDTRWLWRRTKTTPFQWLFCFPPGTRPSGRVFFWSYVFYLSRFLHLLRTFFTILRHRRLTFFHLFNQSTLIFMSFLWLEYSQSFQVLAILSTTLLYSVVYAYRFWTGIGLPGACFPFVVNCQVVLLVCNLVCHVGVLSLHILKGGGCNGIGAWLCNSVLNGAILLQFLKFYVKKYLKNSTAVDEVVNPATHLGSGSESKRELLVKEK